From Ipomoea triloba cultivar NCNSP0323 chromosome 5, ASM357664v1, the proteins below share one genomic window:
- the LOC116019610 gene encoding two-component response regulator ARR17-like has protein sequence MACPSSSMAMGENGEDEVIHVLAVDDDPVNLIILEKLLKASSCKVTAAENGMRALEYLGLLGDDDQHNTPNTNVPRIDLIITDYSMPGINGYQLLKKVKESAMLKDVPVVVMSSENVPSIINQCLEEGALKFMPKPLNRSDVKHLISQLP, from the exons atggcTTGCCCTTCATCATCAATGGCAATGGGGGAAAATGGGGAAGATGAAGTCATCCATGTGTTGGCTGTTGATGACGATCCAGTTAACCTTATCATCCTTGAGAAATTGCTCAAGGCCTCTTCTTGCAAAG TAACTGCTGCAGAAAATGGGATGAGAGCTTTGGAGTACCTAGGGTTATTGGGAGATGATGATCAACACAACACTCCAAACACCAAT GTCCCAAGGATAGATTTGATAATAACAGATTACTCCATGCCAGGAATCAATGGCTACCAGCTTCTCAAGAAAGTTAAG GAATCAGCAATGCTTAAGGATGTCCCAGTTGTGGTAATGTCATCAGAGAATGTTCCAAGTATTATCAACCA ATGCTTGGAAGAAGGAGCTCTTAAGTTCATGCCAAAGCCTCTCAATCGCTCTGATGTGAAGCACTTAATATCTCAGTTACCTTAA
- the LOC116018680 gene encoding two-component response regulator ARR17-like yields the protein MSAVMHVLAVDDSTVDRTIVEKLFKAASCKVTTAENGLRALEYLGLLAGDDQNNSPNTNVPKLNLIITDYSMPEMNGYEFLKKVKGSAMFKDVPVVVMSSENTPSQINQCMEAGAKKFILKPLKQADVNQLKSQLMQS from the exons ATGTCTGCAGTCATGCATGTGCTGGCAGTTGATGACAGTACGGTTGACCGTACCATTGTTGAGAAATTGTTCAAGGCCGCTTCTTGCAAAG TAACAACTGCAGAGAATGGATTGAGAGCCTTGGAGTACCTGGGGTTATTAGCAGGAGATGACCAAAACAACTCTCCAAACACCAAC GTCCCAAAGCTGAATTTGATAATAACAGATTACTCCATGCCTGAAATGAATGGCTATGAGTTTCTTAAGAAAGTCAAG GGCTCAGCCATGTTTAAGGATGTTCCAGTTGTGGTAATGTCATCCGAAAACACTCCAAGTCAGATCAACCA ATGCATGGAGGCAGGAGCTAAGAAGTTCATCCTGAAGCCTCTCAAGCAAGCTGATGTGAACCAACTGAAATCCCAGTTAATGCAATCCTGA
- the LOC116018847 gene encoding probable LRR receptor-like serine/threonine-protein kinase IRK, whose product MRRMLCGLVLSLLAPILVCAVYPSLDDDVLGLIVFKADIQDPDGKLGSWNDEDDSPCRWNGVKCSPRSNRVSEINLDGFGLSGKIGRGLLQLQSLRKLSLAMNNFSGGLSVSLTQLGNLRTIDLSENSLSGPIPGDLFQECGSLRTISLAKNKFSGRIPESLGSCASLALLNLSSNQFSGLLPRTLWSLNSLRYLDLSDNLLEGEIPKGIEGLSNLTGISLQKNQFKGEIPDGIGNCLLLRSIDLSRNSLSGGLPSTMQKLSLCHDLILRQNAFTGDFPEWIGEMKVLETLDLSENRFSGKVPTSVGKLQSLKVLKISKNSISGNLPESIGSCTNLLALDVSHNSLTGEIPSWLNKPGLQQVIFSENKFAGEIPSALGGYSDLEVLNLSGNSLTGRIPKSIGKLKSLDVLDLSKNRLNGSIPWGIGGATSLKELRLQKNNLTGGIPPSIGNCSSLVSLILSHNDLTLPLPESLANLTAIKHVDLSFNNLTGGLPKELANLVHLLSFNVSYNKLQGELPRSGFFKTISPSSVSNNTFLCGAAVNKSCVDKPVVMNISTNASTPNSIPRGFGHPKKILSISALIAIVAAAAIVVGMITITVLNLSVRSATSRSAADLTFSGGDDFSNSPSTDGNSGKLVMFSGDPDFNTGSHALLNKDCELGRGGFGAVYRTVLKDGHPVAIKKLTVSSLVKSQEDFERVVKKLGKAGHPNLVALEGYYWTPSLQLLIYEFVSGGNLYKRLHEGLGPNLIWNERFNLILGTARSLAHLHQMNIIHYNIKSSNVLIDSSGEPKLADYGLAKLLPMLDRYVLSSKIQSALGYMAPEFACKTVKITEKCDVFGFGVLALEIITGKRPVEYMEDDVIVLCDTVRAALEEGRVEECVDLRLQGDFRAEEAIPIVKLGLICTSQVPSNRPYMTEVVNILEMIRSPSESQDELP is encoded by the exons ATGAGAAGGATGTTGTGTGGTTTGGTTTTGAGCCTTTTAGCTCCCATTCTGGTTTGTGCTGTGTACCCTTCACTGGATGATGATGTTCTAGGGTTGATTGTGTTTAAGGCTGACATTCAAGATCCAGATGGGAAGCTGGGGTCTTGGAATGATGAGGATGATAGTCCTTGCAGGTGGAATGGGGTGAAATGTAGCCCTAGATCTAATAGAGTCTCTGAGATTAATCTTGATGGTTTTGGGCTTTCAGGGAAGATTGGTAGAGGCCTTCTTCAATTGCAGTCTCTTAGGAAGCTTTCACTGGCTATGAACAATTTTAGTGGAGGGTTAAGTGTGAGTCTTACCCAGCTTGGTAATCTCAGGACTATAGACTTGAGTGAGAATAGTTTGTCTGGGCCGATCCCGGGGGATCTTTTTCAAGAATGTGGGTCTTTAAGAACGATTTCGTTGGCTAAGAACAAGTTTTCGGGGAGAATTCCGGAGAGTTTGGGTTCATGTGCTTCACTAGCTTTGTTAAACTTGTCATCAAATCAGTTTTCTGGATTGTTACCCCGCACCCTTTGGTCTTTGAATTCCCTAAGGTATCTTGATTTGTCGGATAATTTGCTCGAGGGTGAGATTCCAAAGGGCATTGAAGGTCTGAGCAATCTGACAGGGATAAGTTTgcagaaaaatcaatttaagGGCGAAATACCTGATGGAATAGGAAATTGTTTGCTGTTGAGGTCAATTGATTTGAGCCGAAATTCTTTATCTGGAGGACTTCCCAGCACAATGCAGAAGCTAAGCTTGTGTCATGACCTAATCTTGAGACAAAATGCATTTACAGGTGATTTTCCAGAATGGATAGGAGAAATGAAAGTCCTCGAGACCTTGGATCTTTCGGAAAACCGCTTCTCAGGCAAGGTTCCAACATCAGTTGGGAAGCTTCAGTCACTAAAGGTACTAAAAATATCCAAGAATTCAATTTCTGGAAACTTGCCCGAATCAATCGGCAGTTGTACAAATCTTCTGGCTTTGGATGTTAGTCATAACTCCTTGACGGGTGAAATTCCTTCTTGGTTAAATAAACCGGGATTACAGCAAGTTATATTTTCCGAGAATAAATTTGCTGGGGAAATTCCATCTGCCCTTGGCGGTTATAGTGACTTGGAAGTCTTGAATTTGTCTGGAAATTCACTTACAGGACGCATTCCTAAGAGTATAGGAAAATTAAAATCCCTGGATGTACTCGATTTGAGTAAGAACCGGTTAAATGGCAGTATCCCTTGGGGAATCGGAGGGGCTACCTCTCTAAAGGAACTGAGGCTACAGAAAAACAATCTGACCGGAGGAATTCCACCTTCAATCGGAAACTGTTCGTCTCTAGTGTCACT GATTCTTTCACATAACGACCTAACTCTCCCTTTACCAGAATCGCTAGCAAATCTTACTGCCATTAAACACGTTGATCTATCGTTTAACAACCTCACGGGTGGCCTGCCAAAGGAGCTAGCTAATCTTGTACACCTCTTGTCGTTCAACGTTTCATATAACAAGCTGCAAGGTGAACTGCCTCGCAGTGGGTTTTTTAAAACCATTTCGCCTTCCTCTGTGTCCAATAATACGTTCCTTTGTGGGGCTGCAGTCAATAAATCTTGTGTTGACAAACCGGTAGTAATGAACATTAGCACAAATGCTTCTACTCCTAACTCAATCCCGCGAGGTTTTGGCCATCCGAAGAAAATCCTCAGCATCTCTGCCCTCATTGCCATTGTTGCTGCAGCTGCAATAGTCGTTGGCATGATTACGATTACTGTGCTTAATCTTAGTGTACGGTCTGCCACTTCTCGCTCTGCTGCAGACCTTACGTTCTCGGGTGGTGATGACTTTAGCAACTCGCCATCTACAGATGGGAATTCGGGTAAACTTGTCATGTTTTCGGGTGATCCTGACTTCAATACGGGCTCTCATGCTCTGCTCAACAAGGATTGCGAGCTTGGGCGGGGTGGATTTGGAGCGGTCTACAGGACTGTTCTTAAGGACGGGCATCCAGTCGCCATCAAGAAGCTTACTGTCTCGAGTCTTGTCAAGTCTCAGGAAGACTTTGAAAGGGTGGTCAAGAAACTGGGGAAAGCCGGGCATCCTAATCTCGTGGCGCTTGAAGGCTATTATTGGACTCCATCACTGCAGCTTCTGATATACGAATTCGTATCAGGAGGAAATCTGTACAAGCGTCTCCACGAAGGATTAGGCCCGAACTTAATTTGGAACGAGAGATTCAACCTAATTCTTGGAACAGCTAGGAGCCTGGCTCACTTGCACCAGATGAACATAATCCACTACAACATAAAATCGAGCAATGTCCTAATTGACAGCTCGGGTGAACCAAAACTTGCAGATTACGGGCTAGCAAAGCTGCTGCCAATGCTCGACCGATACGTCTTGAGCAGCAAAATCCAGAGTGCACTCGGGTACATGGCCCCCGAGTTCGCGTGCAAAACTGTGAAAATAACCGAGAAATGCGATGTGTTTGGGTTCGGGGTCCTGGCTCTTGAGATCATCACAGGAAAGAGGCCGGTGGAGTACATGGAGGACGACGTAATAGTACTGTGTGACACGGTGAGAGCAGCCCTCGAGGAAGGCAGGGTGGAAGAATGCGTCGACTTGAGACTACAAGGCGATTTTCGAGCCGAGGAGGCAATCCCCATCGTCAAACTAGGCTTGATCTGCACATCACAGGTTCCTTCCAACAGACCTTACATGACAGAAGTGGTCAACATATTGGAGATGATCAGAAGCCCTTCAGAAAGCCAGGATGAACTTCCATGA